A region of Vitis riparia cultivar Riparia Gloire de Montpellier isolate 1030 chromosome 12, EGFV_Vit.rip_1.0, whole genome shotgun sequence DNA encodes the following proteins:
- the LOC117925930 gene encoding putative disease resistance RPP13-like protein 1 — MNYEDWNNLRSPFRGGAKGSKVIVTTRNQGVALIMQPSVNYHHSLEPLSDDDCWSIFVQHAFENRDMQKHPHLKSIGKEIVEKCRGLPLAAKVLGGLLRSKQRDDEWEHILNSKIWTLPDTECGIIPALRLSYHHLPAQLKRCFVYCATFPQDYEFRETELVFLWMAEGLIQPLEGNKQMEDLGAEYFRELVSRSFFQQSGNGGSQFLMHDLISDLAQSVAGELCFNLEDKLKHDKNHTILQDTRHVSYNHCY; from the coding sequence ATGAACTATGAAGATTGGAATAACTTGCGATCCCCTTTCAGGGGAGGGGCTAAAGGAAGTAAAGTCATAGTAACCACACGTAATCAAGGAGTGGCATTAATAATGCAACCATCTGTTAACTACCACCACTCTCTTGAGCCTTTATCAGACGATGACTGCTGGTCAATATTTGTACAACATGCATTTGAAAACAGAGACATGCAAAAACATCCCCATTTAAAATCAATAGGCAAGGAGATTGTGGAAAAGTGTCGTGGTTTGCCGTTAGCAGCAAAGGTGCTTGGTGGTCTCTTACGCTCCAAACAGCGAGACGATGAATGGGAGCATATATTGAATAGCAAAATTTGGACCTTACCAGATACTGAATGTGGCATCATTCCTGCATTACGGTTGAGTTATCATCATCTTCCAGCGCAACTAAAAAGATGCTTTGTTTATTGCGCAACATTTCCTCAAGACTACGAATTTAGGGAAACTGAGCTAGTTTTCTTATGGATGGCAGAGGGATTAATTCAACCATTGGAAGGAAATAAGCAAATGGAAGATTTAGGTGCTGAGTACTTTCGTGAATTGGTGTCAAGGTCATTTTTCCAACAGTCTGGAAATGGTGGATCACAATTCCTCATGCACGACCTCATTAGTGATCTTGCTCAATCAGTTGCTGGAGAACTATGTTTCAATTTGGAGGATAAGTTGAAGCATGATAAGAACCATACCATTTTACAAGACACTCGCCATGTGTCGTACAATCATTGCTATTAG